Proteins co-encoded in one Salvia splendens isolate huo1 chromosome 4, SspV2, whole genome shotgun sequence genomic window:
- the LOC121797702 gene encoding glucan endo-1,3-beta-glucosidase 8-like has translation MASKTIPFLYLLMILMAKTDVDAVIGVNWGRESAQRLVPSQVVDLLLQNGVKEARIYTTMEDLLRAFVGSGIGLSLTVNDLTVLQDYNQCLKWVQRRSPYFNVSSVRRIYVGVYPFVFGLVNNKAGLKQHMKVMYNLQKALNDADWGRQIKVVFGHSSDELKPNITKPSEAEFLDEIKPEMEETIRFLELNSAPFVLDMIPPLDLEKYKLDPSFAFVGESTQVIKDVNGAVYTNIFDFMHDAFVWALIKLNATKVKTIVGQVGWPSDGYTRGNASTVERFFKGLLPYVSSNKGTPLRRGAPIDTYVHALTDENKMPNNFMRHLGIYHSNGKPKFKIDLMGLGRDIYPSSAKGIMRMPERWCVFNGNRTDYPMVEQQLKHACKNSDCSSVSPGSSCGDLSPNEIISFAFNMYFQFNFQDESACHFNGLSFITVENPSTSKCMFPIEVVRGQQENYSRPIPKAKGYHHSPNCVVSLFLVSLLGALFWN, from the exons ATGGCTTCCAAAACGATCCCCTTTCTATATTTGTTAATGATTTTGATGGCAAAGACAGATGTAGATGCCGTAATAGGCGTAAACTGGGGAAGAGAGAGTGCGCAAAGATTGGTACCGTCACAAGTTGTGGATTTGTTGTTGCAAAATGGGGTGAAGGAGGCTCGAATCTACACCACCATGGAGGATTTATTGCGGGCCTTCGTCGGTAGTGGCATCGGTCTCTCGTTGACCGTCAACGATTTAACCGTCCTCCAAGACTACAACCAATGCCTGAAATGGGTCCAGAGAAGATCGCCTTATTTCAACGTCTCCAGCGTTAG ACGGATATACGTTGGGGTGTATCCATTTGTGTTCGGATTGGTGAACAACAAAGCTGGACTGAAGCAACATATGAAAGTTATGTACAATTTACAAAAGGCATTGAATGACGCTGACTGGGGGCGTCAAATTAAGGTGGTCTTCGGGCATTCTAGCGACGAGTTGAAGCCCAACATAACGAAGCCTTCAGAGGCCGAGTTCCTCGACGAGATCAAGCCGGAGATGGAGGAGACAATTCGCTTCCTCGAGCTGAACAGCGCCCCATTTGTGTTGGACATGATCCCGCCACTCGATTTGGAGAAGTACAAGTTGGACCCGAGCTTCGCCTTCGTGGGGGAGTCGACCCAAGTCATCAAGGACGTGAACGGGGCCGTCTACACAAACATCTTTGACTTCATGCACGACGCCTTTGTCTGGGCTCTCATCAAGCTCAATGCGACCAAAGTCAAGACCATCGTCGGCCAAGTTGGTTGGCCTAGCGACGGCTACACCCGCGGTAATGCCTCCACCGTGGAGCGATTCTTCAAAGGCCTACTCCCATATGTGTCGAGCAACAAGGGGACCCCGCTCCGCCGTGGGGCCCCCATCGACACTTACGTCCATGCACTTACCGACGAAAATAAAATGCCCAACAATTTCATGCGCCATTTGGGGATCTACCACTCCAACGGGAAACCTAAATTCAAGATCGACCTGATGGGTTTAGGTCGGGATATTTACCCATCATCGGCCAAGGGGATCATGAGGATGCCAGAGCGCTGGTGCGTCTTCAATGGGAACCGGACAGACTACCCTATGGTGGAACAGCAACTCAAACACGCCTGTAAGAACAGTGATTGTAGTAGTGTATCACCGGGCAGTTCTTGCGGCGACCTCAGTCCCAACGAGATCATATCCTTCGCGTTCAACATGTATTTCCAGTTTAACTTTCAAGACGAGAGTGCTTGCCACTTTAACGGCCTAAGCTTCATCACGGTCGAGAATCCTTCAACGTCCAAGTGCATGTTCCCTATAGAAGTGGTCCGAGGCCAGCAAGAAAATTACTCTAGACCAATCCCCAAGGCCAAAGGATACCATCACAGCCCTAATTGTGTTGTCTCTCTATTTTTGGTTTCACTATTGGGGGCATTGTTTTGGAACTGA
- the LOC121797703 gene encoding NAC domain-containing protein 21/22-like → MGLRDIGHSLPPGFRFYPSDEELVCHYLQKKIANEQLLRGTLVEIDLHTCEPWQLPDMAKLNSKEWYFFSFRDRKYATGYRTNRATISGYWKATGKDRAVLDPVSRDIVGMRKTLVFYKNRAPNGVKTGWIMHEFRLENPHMPPKEDWVLCRVFYKSSSNPQNLYDNSTAGDTSPNLAASPTSEHVLLNNDAHQNIITSFYQPQNPNLNLNPSTSLGLSPVHSEYMHMCPDEHDKDVAAHPLASNLNHRMIETKCEGDYGFLFDMSIDYSNGVASYLEDARFDNGSSSVFI, encoded by the exons ATGGGTCTGAGAGATATTGGGCACTCATTGCCACCAGGATTTAGGTTTTATCCGAGTGATGAAGAGCTGGTTTGCCATTATCTTCAAAAAAAGATTGCAAACGAACAACTTCTTAGGGGCACTTTAGTCGAAATCGATCTTCATACTTGTGAGCCATGGCAGCTACCTG ATATGGCGAAATTGAACTCGAAGGAGTGGTACTTCTTTAGCTTCCGTGATCGGAAATATGCAACCGGCTATAGGACCAACCGGGCCACGATCTCCGGCTACTGGAAGGCCACCGGTAAGGACCGGGCAGTGCTCGACCCGGTCAGCCGGGACATTGTGGGGATGAGAAAAACTCTAGTTTTTTACAAGAATAGGGCACCCAATGGGGTTAAAACTGGATGGATCATGCATGAATTTCGCCTTGAGAACCCTCATATGCCTCCTAAG GAAGACTGGGTATTATGCAGAGTATTTTATAAATCAAGTAGCAACCCACAAAATTTGTATGATAATTCTACAGCTGGTGACACTTCTCCTAATTTGGCTGCATCACCAACAAGTGAACATGTCTTGCTCAATAATGATGCTCATCAAAACATTATCACCTCTTTCTATCAACCCCAAAACCCTAACCTTAACCTTAACCCTAGCACCTCCCTCGGCCTATCGCCCGTCCACTCAGAATATATGCATATGTGCCCCGATGAGCATGACAAGGATGTTGCGGCTCATCCATTGGCCTCCAATCTTAATCACAGAATGATCGAGACCAAGTGCGAGGGCGACTATGGGTTCTTGTTCGATATGAGCATAGACTACTCGAACGGTGTAGCCTCTTATCTGGAGGATGCTAGATTTGATAATGGCAGCAGCTCGGTTTTtatatga